A region of Toxorhynchites rutilus septentrionalis strain SRP chromosome 1, ASM2978413v1, whole genome shotgun sequence DNA encodes the following proteins:
- the LOC129763085 gene encoding NPC intracellular cholesterol transporter 2-like: MYKYILLVAFLPALALAQTPVRQCPNGPPLPPFVDINGCTSLPCEIRSASPIEALARGIVSPISTPTLTAYINIMLGGINIPFPMPDGLDDACRNGVASGTCPVSAGQTFDYTLRHGGMPLSITGVVVQVEVGLRAQNGQLVGCLQFDARILP, encoded by the exons ATGTACAAGTACATCCTGCTAGTTGCCTTCTTGCCAGCGCTGGCCCTGGCTCAAACTCCCGTTCGACAGT GCCCCAATGGACCACCACTTCCGCCTTTCGTGGATATTAACGGTTGCACATCATTACCATGCGAGATTAGGAGTGCCTCTCCAATTGAAGCTTTAGCTCGAGGTATCGTTAGCCCTATTAGCACACCCACATTGACAGCCTACATCAACATCATGTTGGGAGGCATAAACATTCCTTTCCCGATGCCGGACGGACTGGATGATGCCTGTCGAAACGGAGTTGCGTCAGGAACATGTCCAGTTTCAGCTGGACAGACATTTGACTATACCCTCAGGCATGGCGGCATGCCCCTCTCGATTACCGGTGTTGTCGTCCAGGTCGAGGTTGGTCTGAGGGCACAGAACGGTCAACTCGTTGGCTGTCTCCAGTTCGACGCACGAATCCTTCCGTAG
- the LOC129763098 gene encoding NPC intracellular cholesterol transporter 2 gives MKCKVGFTILLGLLLTVQTLRFNFTSGGHNRSSPPANRRAPKLGLVFEDCGARFDVTAIWLSSCSSVPCVMPHNANVSVSVAFRTNGALITPTLRHEAYFIILAARIKATISPTTCEASLCPLVTGTDGMMFHASLHISPKLPTLLGKLRWELRNEANEVVLCYQLPVRISVR, from the exons ATGAAGTGCAAAGTAGGATTTACGATTCTGCTTGGATTATTATTGACTGTGCAAACTTTGAGATTTAATTTTACGAGCGGGGGGCACAATAGAAGTTCTCCACCGGCGAATCGTCGTGCTCCCAAGCTCGGACTTGTCTTCGAGGATTGCG GGGCTCGCTTCGATGTGACTGCGATTTGGTTATCCAGTTGTTCCAGTGTACCTTGTGTTATGCCGCACAATGCTAACGTATCAGTCAGTGTCGCGTTCCGTACCAACG GAGCCCTGATTACACCCACGCTGAGACACGAAGCGTACTTTATAATCCTTGCCGCGCGAATCAAGGCAACTATCAGTCCAACCACGTGTGAAGCTTCACTCTGTCCGTTAGTAACTGGCACCGACGGAATGATGTTCCACGCGTCCCTTCACATCAGCCCCAAGCTACCGACG CTGCTAGGAAAGCTCCGCTGGGAACTACGTAACGAAGCGAATGAGGTGGTGTTGTGTTATCAGCTACCCGTTCGAATAAGCGTGCGCTGA
- the LOC129763099 gene encoding uncharacterized protein LOC129763099 translates to MGHQTLLLIFSFLLVLTTTNGAPDYDFNFESLETLDGSESYFEYNYTLTKESELCFKSSGNVRQLVQLGDEYTVLFKLSRSELKAEPPVYEQMMESRKSFCKFFNSIYRMYFYEGLKDVSNFPHYETCPLAPADYWFKDYSIEGDQYKAFMKEGRFKVEFYLGKDDAPVAGIALVITVAPIESER, encoded by the exons ATGGGACACCAAACACTATTGttaatattttcgtttctactCGTTCTCACAACAACCAATGGCGCTCCT GACTATGACTTCAACTTTGAAAGTCTGGAAACCCTCGATGGTTCGGAGAGTTACTTCGAGTACAACTACACCCTAACCAAGGAGTCCGAGCTGTGCTTCAAGTCCTCCGGCAACGTTCGACAGTTGGTCCAGCTGGGTGACGAGTACACGGTGCTGTTCAAGTTGAGCCGCAGCGAGCTGAAGGCCGAGCCACCGGTGTACGAGCAAATGATGGAATCCCGGAAATCATTCTGCAAATTTTTCAACTCCATCTACCGGATGTATTTCTACGAAGGCCTCAAGGATGTTAGCAATTTCCCACACTATGAAACGTGTCCCCTAGCGCCAGCCGATTACTGGTTCAAGGATTACAGCATCGAGGGCGATCAGTACAAGGCGTTCATGAAGGAAGGACGCTTCAAGGTGGAATTTTATTTGGGCAAGGATGACGCACCGGTTGCGGGGATAGCACTCGTGATAACGGTTGCACCGATCGAGTCCGAAAGATAG
- the LOC129763100 gene encoding uncharacterized protein LOC129763100 yields the protein MGTKHRVEMQRVEQVNGTDIVDILDLRVKKYNRTVAVIDGNFRVVKDLGNSYEFRVTVAHSSLGNNQFNEYPMKIPQAKACDVLNGTYREYQQYWANDTSLPIVTEAGLCPFPKGDYWIRNWLPSSEWIPSVVPDGYWRLSLDILNGDGMIECQVRYFVRLTRNFM from the exons ATGGGCACCAAGCACCGTGTAGAGATGCAACGTGTGGAGCAAGTTAACGGTACAGATATTGTCGATATCCTAGATCTTCGGGTTAAAAAGTACAATCGCACGGTAGCCGTCATTGATGGGAACTTTCGCGTAGTGAAAGATCTTGGCAATTCATATGAG TTCCGCGTTACGGTGGCCCACAGCTCCCTCGGGAACAACCAGTTCAACGAATATCCGATGAAGATACCTCAGGCCAAGGCTTGTGATGTTCTCAACGGAACCTACCGAGAGTACCAGCAGTATTGGGCCAATGACACGAGCTTACCGATCGTCACCGAGGCGGGTTTGTGTCCATTTCCCAAGGGTGACTATTGGATTCGAAACTGGCTACCCTCATCAGAGTGGATACCGTCGGTTGTTCCGGATGGATACTGGCGATTGTCATTGGATATCCTTAACGGCGACGGGATGATCGAATGCCAGGTACGGTATTTTGTTAGGCTCACGCGAAATTTTATGTAA